The stretch of DNA CTTACGCCAGCCTCGCTTCCCTATTGCGTAATAATGCGATTAACACGGCCATTGAATTTCTCTAACCAATAACCAGTTGTCATATCTGCAATGGCAACGCCAGTAGAACTTTGCGATCCCAAGAACTTTCCCGCACCAAGATATATTCCAACATGACCATCTTTTTTATAGGTATCAAAAAACACAAGGTCGCCAGGAAGCATTTCCTCTACATTGACAGGTGTACCAGTATTTTTTAAAACTTCCGTACTAGCGCCAATTTTAATATCTACCTGGCCATACGCCCAACTCACGAAAGCAGAACAATCAAATCTTCCGTTTGCAATATCATATTCATTTCGACCGCCGCCAAATACATAAACCGAATTCCCTATATACTTAAGCCCTTCAGAAATAAGACTTTTAACAGTTTCATTCGTTAACAGCATTGAATCATTTAAAATTTGGTTTATATCAATATCGGTTACATCATACAAAGTTGTAAGGGCTGAATCCTGTTGCATTAACCCAGCCTGTTCTGCAAGTGCAACTTGCTCTTTCTTCTTTAATTCTAATCTTAACCATTCATTTTGTTGTTTTTGTTCTAGTATTTGTGCCTGCATACCTTCTAATTCCACTTTCATACTTTGAAGTTCTGCTAATTTATCTTTTATTTGGGATTGCTTCGTTTGTACATCCTGTTTATCATCTTCATGCTGTTTGACAATATTTTGATCAGCCTCGACAAAGGATGCTACTGCTCCAACCCGATCTACAAAATCTTTAAAACTTGAGGCACCAAGTAAAACATCAAGATAATTTACTTTTCCACCTGTTTCTTGAAAGGTAAGAGCACGCTTTTTCAATATTTCATTTCGCTTTATAACTTTATCGTTTAACAATACAATCTCGGACTCTAGTTTTTGTATTTCCAATTGAGACGTGTTTATTTTATTCTCCGTTTCAAGAATGATAGTATTATTATCAATTATTGCTTGCTCTACCCGACTAATTTGTTCATTTATTAGTTGTATTTCATCTTTTACTTGTTTAAGTTCAGCATTTCCTTTGAGTATTTCTAACTGGATTCTTGACCGCTGTTCGTCTATTAGTTGCTGATTGTTATTTTCCTCAACTTCCACTTGTTGGTTATCATTTTCTTCTGCTTCTACTTGAAGTACTACAGTTGGACTTCCGAAGGTGATTATTGTACAAAAGGCTATAATCTTCTTTTTCAATATTTTTCCCCTGCTTTCCTTCATCGCAATTAGCACTACAATTTTATATTTTTCTATTTACGTAATACAACCTATATGTATATATTAGTTTATTAGATTACAAAAATCATCCTTTTTACCCACTTTTATCCTATTTAATTGCAATTAGAAGTATAGCATGCAATCTTGTCATTTCAATAATAGTAATATTAAATTTATATTTCAATCAATCTCTACCGCATTGCACATTCAGTTAACAAGAAAAAGCAGACCAATTAAATCATTGGTCTGCTTATCAATTTAAGTGAAATTCCTTACTTAACTTTTAAAAGTTCCTTCACACTGTTTTTTCCACGATTTACAATTTCATTGTGAGTACTTCTTGCCATTTTCACATATTCATTCGTAACCTGCTGCCAAGCATTTCGACGTTCACGTCCATATGCAATGTTGGCTTCAGTACTCTTCTCAAAATTATCCTCTAATTGATCAATAATCTGAAATATTGATTTAACAGGGGTGAGGGCTAGGTTTTCTAATT from Neobacillus sp. CF12 encodes:
- a CDS encoding C40 family peptidase, with amino-acid sequence MKKKIIAFCTIITFGSPTVVLQVEAEENDNQQVEVEENNNQQLIDEQRSRIQLEILKGNAELKQVKDEIQLINEQISRVEQAIIDNNTIILETENKINTSQLEIQKLESEIVLLNDKVIKRNEILKKRALTFQETGGKVNYLDVLLGASSFKDFVDRVGAVASFVEADQNIVKQHEDDKQDVQTKQSQIKDKLAELQSMKVELEGMQAQILEQKQQNEWLRLELKKKEQVALAEQAGLMQQDSALTTLYDVTDIDINQILNDSMLLTNETVKSLISEGLKYIGNSVYVFGGGRNEYDIANGRFDCSAFVSWAYGQVDIKIGASTEVLKNTGTPVNVEEMLPGDLVFFDTYKKDGHVGIYLGAGKFLGSQSSTGVAIADMTTGYWLEKFNGRVNRIITQ